In a single window of the Pontibacter russatus genome:
- a CDS encoding DUF4292 domain-containing protein, producing MSKPLLLCLLGLFLLAGCKKEAVPTAASTTTENIGTVEVNNFDFNYLSSKAQISLKDSDDNLSSGVSFRMKKDSVIWVSVQPGLGIEAARVMLTQDSVYIVNRLQKEYVAADYAYLRHKLQVDVSFDLLQAILLGNYQAQGAEKALNEGDMQHVQQLRQNLTFDYFIGRLNSKLQQLRVQDNNTGNTITVKYDGFENVGQVPFAHDLAAQVLQKGQVSDFSISHSRISVSDEPLSFPFSIPAGYERLALN from the coding sequence ATGAGTAAGCCCCTTTTGCTTTGTCTGCTGGGGCTTTTCCTGCTGGCAGGCTGCAAAAAAGAGGCGGTGCCCACCGCTGCCTCCACCACTACAGAAAATATCGGCACCGTAGAGGTCAACAACTTCGATTTCAACTACCTCAGCTCCAAAGCCCAGATTTCGCTGAAAGACAGTGACGACAACCTCTCGTCCGGTGTATCCTTTCGGATGAAGAAGGACAGCGTGATATGGGTGTCGGTGCAGCCGGGCCTGGGCATTGAGGCCGCCCGCGTCATGCTGACCCAAGACTCGGTATATATAGTCAACCGCCTGCAAAAGGAGTATGTGGCCGCCGATTACGCGTACCTGCGCCACAAGCTGCAGGTGGACGTGAGTTTCGATTTGCTGCAGGCCATCCTGCTGGGCAACTACCAGGCACAGGGGGCGGAGAAGGCGCTGAACGAGGGGGACATGCAGCACGTGCAGCAGCTTCGCCAGAACCTCACCTTCGACTACTTCATCGGCCGCCTGAACAGCAAGCTGCAACAGCTCCGCGTGCAGGACAACAACACCGGCAACACCATTACCGTGAAGTATGACGGCTTCGAGAACGTGGGGCAGGTGCCGTTTGCGCACGACCTGGCGGCGCAGGTGCTGCAAAAAGGGCAGGTGTCGGACTTCTCCATCAGCCACAGTCGCATCAGCGTATCCGACGAGCCCCTCTCTTTTCCCTTCAGCATACCAGCCGGTTACGAACGCCTCGCGCTCAATTAA
- a CDS encoding tetratricopeptide repeat protein yields MTTFRNVLIASCCLALVATGESNAQFSKKKAKAAPETAQATPAQQPTERDRQVSEALFLDGMKYFMLEDYQQALQLFQKAYTVTPDNAAINYKIGETYLHLQNAEAALPFAKAAIALEKQNPYYYLLAAQLHAEQKQFDQAAQAYNDLLSNVPDSEEYLFNLADLYLSQSRYEDALKTYERIEKQFGEMEQLHVNRQQIYLRQKNIGKAIEEGNKLLASNPTEIRYFLAQAELLNASKKPDEAIAILDKALRLEPNNPFAHLMLSDLNRQKGNMAAAEKAVTTAFESPELDIDTRVRILVDFIRQLPNPEIEGVALELADLTIAAHPEEAKAYAVAGDLQTIAGKKEVARDNYLKAVKLDDSHFKIWQQIVLLDAELSQAEAMVEHSESALELFPNQAVFWFYNGTGHLITKEYAKAVKSLEHGKRLSAGEPELLMQFNMQLGDGYNSMKEYAKSNEAYEAVLAQDKDNEHVLNNYSYFLSLRNENLEKAIAMAERLVKLHPTNPTYLDTYAWVLYKNGDYAGARKYLEQAVAISDDATIVEHYGDVLFKLGKKEEAVSQWQKAKLKGEASAYIDKKIKDKKLYE; encoded by the coding sequence ATGACCACATTCAGAAACGTCCTTATCGCCTCCTGCTGCCTGGCTTTGGTGGCAACCGGGGAGAGCAACGCGCAGTTCTCTAAAAAGAAAGCGAAAGCTGCCCCCGAAACGGCCCAGGCCACACCAGCCCAGCAGCCAACAGAGCGGGACCGGCAGGTGAGCGAGGCGCTTTTTCTGGATGGGATGAAATACTTTATGCTGGAGGACTACCAACAAGCCCTCCAGCTTTTTCAGAAAGCCTACACCGTCACACCTGACAACGCCGCCATCAATTACAAGATTGGCGAAACATACCTGCACCTGCAGAACGCGGAGGCGGCCCTGCCCTTTGCCAAGGCTGCCATCGCCCTGGAGAAGCAGAACCCCTACTACTACCTGCTGGCAGCCCAGCTGCACGCCGAACAGAAGCAGTTCGACCAGGCCGCTCAGGCCTACAACGACCTGTTGAGCAATGTGCCTGACTCCGAGGAGTACCTCTTCAACCTCGCCGACCTCTACCTGTCGCAGTCGCGGTATGAGGACGCGCTGAAGACATATGAGCGCATCGAGAAGCAGTTTGGGGAGATGGAGCAGCTACACGTAAACCGCCAGCAGATATACCTGCGCCAGAAGAACATAGGCAAGGCGATTGAGGAAGGAAACAAACTGCTGGCCAGCAACCCCACCGAGATACGCTATTTCCTGGCCCAGGCTGAACTGCTGAACGCTTCAAAGAAGCCGGACGAGGCCATCGCCATTCTGGACAAGGCGCTCCGCCTGGAGCCGAACAACCCCTTCGCCCACCTCATGCTCTCCGACCTGAACCGCCAGAAGGGCAATATGGCAGCGGCAGAGAAAGCAGTGACAACAGCGTTTGAGAGCCCGGAACTGGATATAGACACCAGGGTGCGCATTCTCGTGGACTTTATCCGCCAGCTGCCCAACCCGGAGATTGAGGGCGTGGCGCTGGAACTGGCGGACCTGACCATCGCAGCGCACCCGGAAGAAGCCAAAGCATATGCCGTAGCCGGCGACCTGCAGACGATTGCGGGAAAAAAAGAAGTGGCCCGCGACAACTATTTGAAAGCTGTAAAGCTTGACGACTCCCATTTCAAGATATGGCAGCAGATTGTGCTGCTGGATGCGGAGCTGTCGCAGGCCGAGGCAATGGTGGAGCACTCGGAGAGCGCGCTCGAACTCTTCCCCAACCAAGCTGTGTTCTGGTTTTACAACGGCACCGGCCACCTCATCACAAAAGAGTACGCCAAAGCGGTAAAATCTCTGGAGCACGGGAAGCGCCTCTCAGCGGGCGAGCCGGAGTTGCTGATGCAGTTCAACATGCAGCTCGGAGACGGCTATAACTCCATGAAGGAATACGCGAAGTCGAACGAGGCATATGAGGCGGTGCTGGCGCAGGACAAGGACAACGAGCACGTGCTCAACAACTACAGCTACTTCCTGTCGCTGCGCAACGAGAACCTGGAGAAGGCCATCGCAATGGCAGAGCGCCTCGTAAAACTGCACCCCACCAACCCCACCTACCTCGACACGTACGCCTGGGTCCTCTATAAAAACGGCGATTACGCCGGAGCCCGCAAGTACCTGGAGCAGGCAGTCGCCATCTCGGACGATGCCACCATTGTGGAGCATTACGGCGATGTGCTGTTCAAGCTGGGGAAAAAAGAGGAGGCCGTGAGCCAGTGGCAGAAAGCCAAACTGAAGGGGGAGGCCTCCGCCTATATAGACAAGAAAATAAAAGACAAGAAACTGTATGAGTAA